A single Populus nigra chromosome 13, ddPopNigr1.1, whole genome shotgun sequence DNA region contains:
- the LOC133671473 gene encoding uncharacterized protein LOC133671473 encodes MAGLLVFPYYPNTEPIHSIQDDDPREYKDKNPSQVKDLVGKLVTNCESDGEVPNHDEKRRLLSNKSMVAVGAGATAIFGASSLSKVVHASTFMKVVTFKSPTALKVLLIQTQKIMAISMGKTLGPTKLLAPGLANSGANATSALKAAVSAEKIRTVVHSVIASAEKTSFSTMRTAFYEIMRKRQVQPIGVLPWAAFGCSVATCSALLMYGDGIECAVESLPAAPSIASLGRGIQSLHQASQVVVQTDGTRIQTSIQSLMNRLRKVKMQ; translated from the exons ATGGCAGGACTGTTGGTGTTTCCATACTACCCAAACACGGAGCCAATTCACTCTATACAAGATGACGATCCCAGGGAATATAAGGATAAGAATCCCTCTCAAG tgaAGGATTTGGTTGGGAAGCTTGTCACTAACTGTGAAAGTGATGGAGAAGTTCCTAATCATGATGAAAAGAGACGGCTACTTTCTAACAAATCTATGGTGGCAGTTGGAGCTGGGGCAACAGCAATTTTTGGAGCTTCGTCTCTTTCCAAAGTTGTTCATGCATCGACATTCATGAAGGTTGTTACATTTAAATCTCCTACTGCCCTTAAGGTTTTGctgatccaaactcaaaaaataatggCAATATCTATGGGCAAGACTCTTGGTCCAACAAAACTGCTGGCCCCTGGACTGGCCAATTCTGGAGCCAATGCAACATCTGCGTTGAAAGCAGCTGTTTCTGCTGAGAAAATCCGGACAGTAGTCCACAGTGTTATAGCCTCTGCTGAGAAAACCAGTTTTTCAACTATGAGAACAGCTTTCTATGAAATAATGAGAAAACGGCAGGTGCAACCTATTGGTGTCCTACCTTGGGCAGCGTTTGGTTGCAGTGTTGCAACTTGCTCAGCATTGCTCATGTATGGAGATGGGATTGAATGTGCTGTTGAATCTCTTCCTGCAGCCCCGTCAATTGCCAGTTTGGGTCGTGGGATTCAAAGTTTGCACCAGGCATCTCAAGTAGTTGTGCAGACAGATGGCACCAGAATACAAACATCTATACAGTCTTTGATGAACAGGTTGAGGAAAGTAAAGATGCAATAA